CGCCTGCTCGAGGCAGCCCAGCACCACGTCCGGCAGCATCTGGCCGATGACGTGGCGCGCGGCGACCGCGCACGGGTGCGGGGCGTTGAGGATCGAGCCCTCGGGCGCGGTTACCTTCACCGGGATCAGCGACCCCCAGTTGTTTGGGATCTGCCCGCCGATCACGCAGCGCACGCCGAAGCTCGCATAGGCCTCGGTATAGGTGATCGGCACGTTGATGCCGTAGAGGGACACGGGCGAGGTGCCGTCGAAGTCGACGAAGATGCCGTCGTCCGACACGGTCAGCGCGCAGACGAGGTCCACCTCCTTCTCGTAGCCGTCGATCCGCATGGAATTGCGGAAGGTGCCGCGCGGCAGCTTTGAGATCTCCTCCAGCATGGCCTTGCGGGAGTTCTCGACGATGTGGCCCCCGACCTCGTCGAGCGTCTCTAGCCCGAACTCCCGCATCATTTCGAGCAGGCGCTTCGAGCCTGTCTCGTTGCACGCCGCGAGCGAGTAGAGGTCGCCCTCGACCTGCAGGGGCTCGCGGACATTGGCGCGCACGATGTCGAACAGCGCCTCGTTCATCACGCCGCGCTTCGCCAGGTGCATGATCGGGATGTAGATGCCTTCCTCGTAGACCTGCCGGCCGTCGGGACCGAAGCCGATGCCGCCCACGTCGACGACATGGCTGGTGGACGCGAACATGGCGACCGGCTTGCCGTCCTTGAAGGTCGGCGTGACCACGGTGAAGTCGTGCAGGTGCCCGGTGCCGAGCCACGGGTCGTTGGTGATGTAGATGTCGCCGTCTTCCATCTTCTCCGGTGGGAACTTCTCCAGGAAGAAGCCGACGCTCGCGGCCATGGCGTTGACGTGGCCGGGCGTGCCGGTCACGGCCTGCGCGAGCATCCGCCCCTGCATGTCGAAGACGCCGGCGGAGAGGTCGCCCGCCTCGCGAACGGAGGTGGAGAAGGCGGTGCGGATCAGCGTCTGCGCCTGTTCCTCCACGACGGAGAGCAGGCGGTTCCACATGATCTGCAGATGGATCTGGTCGAGGGCCGAGGTGCTCATGGCGCGTCTGTCTCCCGGTCTCTGGTCAGCGGCGCTGAAGGACAATGTAGCCCAGATCGTTCACGACGGCATCGAAGGCCGCCGAGACGACGGTGGTGGTCTGGGCCTCGGCGATGAGGGCGGGGCCTGCCACGCGCATGCCGGGCGCGAGGTCGTCGCGCCAGTGGATGCCGGCCTCCACCGCCTTGCCCGCGCCGGGGTCGAAGACGGTGCGCGTGGCGGCAGGCGCCGCGACCGGGCCGTCCGTCCGGGGCGCACCGGTGCGCGCGGGCTCCGGCACCTTCGTCTGGACGGTCAGGGTCCAGCTCAGGACCTCCACGTCTAGATTGGGGATGGTGCGGCCGTAGAGCGCGACATAGGCCTTCTCGAAGGCGGCACGCAGCACCTCGGCATCGTCTTCCGAGATCGTCCGGACCGGCAGGTCGACGCTGATCTCGTGGCCCTGGCCCGCGTAGCGCATGAAGGCCTGGCGGGTCTCCACCAGCGGCTCGTCGGGGGCGCCGTGGCGGACCACGGCGTGCGCCTCCGCGCTCATCTCGTCGAGCACCTGGTTGGCGAGGTCCGCGTCGAAGGCGCCGAGCTTCATGTAGCGGCTGCGCACCACCTCGTAGGCAATCGGGGCCTTGAGGAAGCCGATGGCCGAGCCGACGCCCGCGCCGGTCGGCACGACGACCGTGTCGAGGCCCAGTTTCTCCGCCAGCCGTGCGGCGTGAAGGGGGGCCGCGCCGCCGAACGCGATCATGGTGCGGCGGGTGACGTCCTTGCCCCATTCGATGGCGTGGACGCGGGCGGCGTTCGCCATGTTCTCGTCCACGATCTCGGCGACGCCGAAGGCCGCGTGCGGCCCGTCGAGGCCGAGGTGCGCGCCGACGCGCGTCTCGATGGCCTTCACGGAGGCGTCGACATCGAGCGCCACGTCCCCGCCCGCGAAGCGCGACGGGTCGATGCGGCCCATGACGACGTCGGCGTCGGTGACCGTCGGGTCCTGTCCGCCGCGACCGTAGCAGGCGGGACCGGGCTCGGAGCCCGCGCTTTCCGGGCCGACGTGGATGCGCTTCAGATTGTCGACGTGCGCGATGGAGCCGCCGCCCGCGCCGATCTCGACCATCTCGATGACGGGGATGCGCACGGGCAGGCCGGAGCCGCGCTTGAAGCGGTAGACGCGGTCGACCTCGAAGGTACGGCTCTTCAGCGGTTCCATGCCGTCGATCAGGCAGATCTTCGCGGTGGTGCCACCCATGTCATAGCTCAGCACCTCATCGAGGCCCATTTCCGCGGCGATGCGTGCGGCCAGGATGGCACCGCCCGCGGGCCCGGATTCGACGAGGCGGATGGGGAAGCGCACCGCCGTTTCCAGCGCGGTCAGCCCGCCGCCCGAGGTGATGAGGAAGAAGGGGCAGCCGAAGCCCCGCTCCTTCAGTTGCTCGCCGAGGCGCGTCAGGTATTTCGCCATCAGCGGCTGGACATAGGCGTTGGCGCAGGTGGTCGACTGGCGCTCGTACTCGCGGATTTCCGGGCAGACTTCGGACGAGAGGCTCACGGGAACGCCTGGAAGCTCCTCGCGCAGGATCTCCGCCACGCGCGCCTCGTGCGCCGGGTTGGCGTAGGAGTGAATGAGGCCGACCGCGGCGCTCTCGATCCCTTGCGTCTTCAGCGTTGCGGCGACGTCGCGCACGCTCTGCTCGTCGAGCGGTACGAGCACGTCGCCGTGCGCGGTTACCCGCTCTCTCACTGGCAGGCGGAGATGGCGCGGCACGAGCGGGCGCGGCCGGTCGACGTTCACGTCGTACTGCTCGAACCGGTTCTCGTAGGCCATCTCGACGCTGTCGCGGAAGCCCTCGGTCACGATCAGCGCGGTCTTCGCGCCCTTGCGCTCGATCAGCGCATTGGTCGCGAGCGTCGTGCCATGGATGATGATGCCGACCTCGGACGGGGAGAGCCCCGCCTCCTCCATCACCTTCGCGAGGCCGGTCAGCACGCCTTCCTCGGGCGCGCGGGGCGTCGTGAGGGTCTTGGTGGTCACCTGCCGGCTGCCGATCTCCAGCGCCACGTCGGTGAACGTGCCGCCGATATCGACCGCAAGGCGCGCAGCGCCCCGGCCATCCGCCGAAGACGGCGTTCCTGACATCCCTTGCCTCCAGTCGCTGTCTGGTCCGCTTTGCGGAAACCTGTTTCGCGGGTGGAGGCTAGCGGGGCGCCCGCCGGGGCACAAGGCGCGCGGCGCGGCATGGGGGATATGCGTCTTCGGGGTCGTCGCCGGGAGCCGCGCGGGTTAGTCTCCCGCAACACGAAACCGGCAAGCGAAACGGGGGATGCGATGGCGATCGGTGGCAAGGGGATGCTGGTGATCTGCACCGACATTCCGGGAGAGCAGGAGGCGGAGTTCAACCTCTGGTACGACCGGGAGCACACCGAGGAACGGGTGGCGATCCCCGGCTTCGCGGGCGCGCGCCGCTGGGTCCTGGAAAGCGGCGACGGGCCGAAATACCTCGCGCTTTACGAGACCGAGACATTCGACGTGCTGTCGAGCGCGCCCTACAAGGCCGCACTCGCCGGACAGACCGAGTGGTCGAAGTCCGTCATGGCGCACTTCCGGAACGTGAAGCGCACGCTGGGGCGGATCACGCAGACGGCAGGCATCGGCCAGGGCGGCGTCGTGACGCAACTGCGCCTGCGTCCGAAGGCGGGCGCGGAAGAGAGCCTGCGCGAGGCCCTGGCGGCGGCGATGGAGACGCTGACGGCGCAGCCGGGCATCGTTTCCGCCTTCCTGCTGGAAAGCGACCCGGAACTGTCGAAGCCGCTGCCGGAGCAGGTGGCCGCGGGCGGCGACGACGGCAGCAACCATGACTGGCTTCTCTATGTCGAATCGACCACCGCGCAGGCGGGCGCCGACGCCTTCGCAGCCCATCTCGCCGACGCCGACCTGGCGCAGGCGGGTGCGGGTGTCAGGGCGCGCGGGATCTACCGGCTCCTGTGGGGCCTGACGCGCGACGAACTGGCGCGGGAGGGGCGCGTGCCGGACTGAGGCGCGGCACCGGTCCCCGTGCGCACAGGGAGGACGGCCCCATGAACCGAATGGCGCTCGGCGTGGCTGCGGCGGCCGTCGTGGCGGGCATCGGATGCGCCGCGGCGCGCGAAGGGCTGCCAAACGGGCCCTGGCATGGCGGTGGGCCGCGGCTTTTCGTCCTGATCGACGGGCGATGGGAGATATCGGGCGGCGAGGCCGCATCGGCCGCATCGGGGATTGCGGCTCCCTCCGCCCCCGCTGCGCCGCCCGCGCCGGCGCCGCCGCCCTTGCCTGCCGTTCCCGCGCCCAATGCCACGGGCGCGGAACACATGCGCTTCGGGCTGGAGCTTTATTACCGCGTGCCGCTGCGGCTCGGCCCCGCGCCGGCGGCCCTCTGGCTGCCGCTCTCGTTCAGCGACGGGCTGAACCTCGATGCCCGCGAATACTGGCTGATGCTGCCGCCGGGAGCATGGTGACGGCGGGGCAGGAGGCTTGCTGCGAGTGACTTTCATATTTTGAACAGTTCTAAACTGTTGACTTCCCACCCACCCCCTGTTGTAAATTCCCCTCGAGCACTGGGGACGGCGGTTTCGGGGCGTCGACGCCCGGATCGCGGTGGAAACGCCGGGGTCCCCATGCTGCGCGCCGGCGGCGATCTGCCGGCATCTATCAGGGTCAGCGGCGGTTCGCGCGTGCGCGCGCTGCCGTGTTTCGTGGGAAGACTGAAAGGGAGAGTGACCATGGCTGGTCTGAAGGGTACGAAGACCGAGGAAAACCTGAAGGAAGCATTCTCGGGCGAGAGCCAGGCGAATCGCCGTTACCTCTACTTCGCGCAGAAGGCCGACATCGAGGGCTACAACGACGTGGCCACGGTGTTCCGCTCCACGGCGGAAGGCGAGACGGGCCATGCGCACGGCCACCTCGAGTTCCTCGAAGAAGTGGGCGATCCGGCGACGGGTGAGCCGATCGGCGACACGGCGGCGAACCTGAAGGCCGCGATTGCGGGCGAGACGCACGAGTACACCGACATGTACCCGGGCATGGCGCGCACCGCGCGCGAGGAAGGCTTCGACGAGATCGCCGACTGGTTCGAGACGCTGGCGAAGGCTGAGAAGAGCCACGCCGGCCGCTTCCAGAAGGCGCTCGACACGATGGGCTGACTGCCCGCGTGACGGATCGGCCGGGGCGGCGGCGTGTCCGCTGCCCCGGCGCGTTCCGGCCCGGCATGACGCCTGCCCCCTGCTCCTGCCCCCGGCGCGCCGCCCGATACACGGGCATGGCCCGCGCCCCCTCATGGGACCGACATCTGACAGCGAGGAACAGCCGATGCGCGAAGGTAGCCTGGACGCCCCGGTGCGCCATCCGATCGATTGGAACGACCCGGATTTCTACGACGAGGCCAAGCTCGACGAGGAACTGAGGCGCGTTTTCGACATCTGCCACGGCTGCCGGCGCTGCTTCAACCTGTGCGATTCCTTCCCGCGCCTGTTCGACCTGATCGACGAAAGCGCGTCCGGCGAGCTGGACACGGTCGAGTCCAAGGATTTCAAGCCGGTCGTGGATGCCTGCACGCTCTGCGACATGTGCTTCATGGTGAAGTGCCCCTATGTGCCGCCGCACGAGTTCAACCTGGACTTCCCGCACCTGATGCTGCGCTACCGCGCGGTCGAGCACCGCAAGGGCCAGCGCGCGATGGGCGAGCGGGAACTGACCAAGACCGACCGCAACGGCAAGCTGGGCACGATGGTCTCCGGCCTCGCCAACTGGGCGTCGAGCGAGAAGAACACCCTCACCCGCCCCGTGATGGAAAAGACGCTGGGCGTGCACAAGGAAGCCGCCCTTCCGAAGTTCACCGGCAAGACGCTGGTTGCGCGCGCGAAGGCAAACCCGCCGCAGGTTGACGCCGCGGCCCCGGCGCACGGCCGCAAGGCGGTGATCTACGCCACCTGCTACGGCAATTACAATACGCCGGAGATTGGCGAGGCGGCGCTCAAGGTGCTGGCGAAGAACGGCGTCGCGTGCGAGGTCGTCTACCCGGAATGTTGCGGCATGCCGCAGATGGAGCAGGGCGACCTGCCCAAGGTGGCGCACAAGGCGAAGTCGGTGGCCGCGAACCTGAAGCCCTGGATCGAGAAGGGCTATGACGTCATCGCGCTCGTTCCCTCGTGCGCGCTGATGCTGAAGTTCGAGTGGCCGCTGATCGCCACCGACGACCCGGGCGTGAAGGCGCTGGCCGAAGCGACGTTCGACATCTCGGAATACATCGTCGACATCGCCAAGAAGGAAGGCCTGGCCGAGGGGCTGAAACCCCTGGACGGCGCGGTCTCCGTGCACATCGCCTGCCACGCGCGGGCGCAGAACATGGGCCAGAAGGGCGCCGAGCTTGCCAAGCTGATCCCCGAGACGAAGATCGGCGTGGTCGAGCGTTGCTCGGGCCACGGCGGCTCCTGGGGCATCATGAAGGACAATTTCGAGGTCGGCATGAAGGTTGGCAAGCCGGTCTTCCGCCAGATGAAGCAGAACGGCGACGCGAAATACATCGCGTCGGAGTGCCCGCTGGCGGGCCTGCACATCCGGCAGGGGATCGAGCGGTCGGGCGAGGGCGAGGTTGCGCCGGAGCTTGCGCCGCATCCGGTGGTGCTGCTGGCCAAGGCCTACGGGCTGGCCTGAGCCGAGGGGACCGGCGCGCGCGGGATCCGGCGGCAGACGCCGGGCCCGCCGCCCGCCCGGAACGAAGTCATAGCTGAGAGTGGGAGAGCATCGCCATGGCCGCGAAGCAACAGATCACGCGCGACGACATCATGCCCGTCGAGGAGTATGTGAAGGTCCGCAAGGAGATGCGCCAGAACCTGCTGGCCATCAAGAAGCCGCGCCGTATCGAGATCGGTCCGGTCGCCACCTGCTATTTCGAATGCTACGAGACAATGCTCCACCAGATCCAGGAGATGCTCTACATCGAGAAGGGCGGGGAGGAGCAGATCGCCGACGAACTGTCGGCCTACAACCCGCTCGTGCCGAAGGGCCAGGAACTGGTCGCGACCGTGATGTTCGAGATCGACGACCCGATCCGCCGCAAGAACTTCCTCTCCCGCCTCGGCGGCGTCGAGGAGACGATGTTCCTGCAGTTCGCGGGCGAGACGGTGAAGGGCGTGCCGGAAGCCGACGTCGACCGCACCACGGCGGACGGCAAGGCGTCCTCGGTGCAGTTCATCCACTTCCCGTTCACGGCCGGGCAGATCGCGAAGTTCCGCGAGGCGGGCACGCAGGTGGTGCTGGGCTTCTCGCACCCCTCCTACTCGCACATGGCCGTGCTGTCGGAGGCGTCGCGTGCCGCGCTCGCGG
This is a stretch of genomic DNA from Futiania mangrovi. It encodes these proteins:
- a CDS encoding DUF3501 family protein; this encodes MAAKQQITRDDIMPVEEYVKVRKEMRQNLLAIKKPRRIEIGPVATCYFECYETMLHQIQEMLYIEKGGEEQIADELSAYNPLVPKGQELVATVMFEIDDPIRRKNFLSRLGGVEETMFLQFAGETVKGVPEADVDRTTADGKASSVQFIHFPFTAGQIAKFREAGTQVVLGFSHPSYSHMAVLSEASRAALAEDFA
- a CDS encoding hydantoinase B/oxoprolinase family protein — protein: MSTSALDQIHLQIMWNRLLSVVEEQAQTLIRTAFSTSVREAGDLSAGVFDMQGRMLAQAVTGTPGHVNAMAASVGFFLEKFPPEKMEDGDIYITNDPWLGTGHLHDFTVVTPTFKDGKPVAMFASTSHVVDVGGIGFGPDGRQVYEEGIYIPIMHLAKRGVMNEALFDIVRANVREPLQVEGDLYSLAACNETGSKRLLEMMREFGLETLDEVGGHIVENSRKAMLEEISKLPRGTFRNSMRIDGYEKEVDLVCALTVSDDGIFVDFDGTSPVSLYGINVPITYTEAYASFGVRCVIGGQIPNNWGSLIPVKVTAPEGSILNAPHPCAVAARHVIGQMLPDVVLGCLEQAMNEGVPAEGTSSLWNPMLLGGHGVVDADYGNARPFAMNIFHTGGTGARVAKDGLSATAFPSGVRNTPVEINETIAPLVVWRKEYRADSGGAGRYRGGTGQVMEIEHLEGAPFAISAMFDRCKHAPRGRQGGAKGALGRVRTVNGLELRPKGRQTIPAGDRLILEMPGGGGVGDPFTRPVEAVAEDVLNGIVTVEGARAHYGVVVDAGGTVDAAATKALREGPRAA
- a CDS encoding DUF4286 family protein, giving the protein MAIGGKGMLVICTDIPGEQEAEFNLWYDREHTEERVAIPGFAGARRWVLESGDGPKYLALYETETFDVLSSAPYKAALAGQTEWSKSVMAHFRNVKRTLGRITQTAGIGQGGVVTQLRLRPKAGAEESLREALAAAMETLTAQPGIVSAFLLESDPELSKPLPEQVAAGGDDGSNHDWLLYVESTTAQAGADAFAAHLADADLAQAGAGVRARGIYRLLWGLTRDELAREGRVPD
- a CDS encoding rubrerythrin family protein, whose product is MAGLKGTKTEENLKEAFSGESQANRRYLYFAQKADIEGYNDVATVFRSTAEGETGHAHGHLEFLEEVGDPATGEPIGDTAANLKAAIAGETHEYTDMYPGMARTAREEGFDEIADWFETLAKAEKSHAGRFQKALDTMG
- a CDS encoding hydantoinase/oxoprolinase family protein, which gives rise to MSGTPSSADGRGAARLAVDIGGTFTDVALEIGSRQVTTKTLTTPRAPEEGVLTGLAKVMEEAGLSPSEVGIIIHGTTLATNALIERKGAKTALIVTEGFRDSVEMAYENRFEQYDVNVDRPRPLVPRHLRLPVRERVTAHGDVLVPLDEQSVRDVAATLKTQGIESAAVGLIHSYANPAHEARVAEILREELPGVPVSLSSEVCPEIREYERQSTTCANAYVQPLMAKYLTRLGEQLKERGFGCPFFLITSGGGLTALETAVRFPIRLVESGPAGGAILAARIAAEMGLDEVLSYDMGGTTAKICLIDGMEPLKSRTFEVDRVYRFKRGSGLPVRIPVIEMVEIGAGGGSIAHVDNLKRIHVGPESAGSEPGPACYGRGGQDPTVTDADVVMGRIDPSRFAGGDVALDVDASVKAIETRVGAHLGLDGPHAAFGVAEIVDENMANAARVHAIEWGKDVTRRTMIAFGGAAPLHAARLAEKLGLDTVVVPTGAGVGSAIGFLKAPIAYEVVRSRYMKLGAFDADLANQVLDEMSAEAHAVVRHGAPDEPLVETRQAFMRYAGQGHEISVDLPVRTISEDDAEVLRAAFEKAYVALYGRTIPNLDVEVLSWTLTVQTKVPEPARTGAPRTDGPVAAPAATRTVFDPGAGKAVEAGIHWRDDLAPGMRVAGPALIAEAQTTTVVSAAFDAVVNDLGYIVLQRR
- a CDS encoding heterodisulfide reductase-related iron-sulfur binding cluster, encoding MREGSLDAPVRHPIDWNDPDFYDEAKLDEELRRVFDICHGCRRCFNLCDSFPRLFDLIDESASGELDTVESKDFKPVVDACTLCDMCFMVKCPYVPPHEFNLDFPHLMLRYRAVEHRKGQRAMGERELTKTDRNGKLGTMVSGLANWASSEKNTLTRPVMEKTLGVHKEAALPKFTGKTLVARAKANPPQVDAAAPAHGRKAVIYATCYGNYNTPEIGEAALKVLAKNGVACEVVYPECCGMPQMEQGDLPKVAHKAKSVAANLKPWIEKGYDVIALVPSCALMLKFEWPLIATDDPGVKALAEATFDISEYIVDIAKKEGLAEGLKPLDGAVSVHIACHARAQNMGQKGAELAKLIPETKIGVVERCSGHGGSWGIMKDNFEVGMKVGKPVFRQMKQNGDAKYIASECPLAGLHIRQGIERSGEGEVAPELAPHPVVLLAKAYGLA